The sequence below is a genomic window from Marmota flaviventris isolate mMarFla1 chromosome 9, mMarFla1.hap1, whole genome shotgun sequence.
CAGCAGGCCTCCGTGGCCTCCGTGGCCCTGACGTGGCCTCTCGCCCGCAGGAGCATTACAGCGCGGAGTGCGAGTTCGTGGAGCGGATCCAGGAGCTGGGCTACAGCACCTACTCCTCCCGGCTGTACCGCTCGGTGCCCGGGGGCCCGGGGACACGGCGGCCGCCCAGTGCCGAGAGACTGTGGTACGTGTCCGTGAACGGCAAGGGCCGGCCCCGCCGGGGCTTCAAGACCCGCCGCACGCAGAAGTCCTCCCTGTTCCTGCCCCGCGTGCTGGACCCCAAGGACCACGAGATGGTGCGGCGGCTGCAGAGCGGCCACTCCAGGCCCCTGAGCAAGGGCGGCCAGCCCCGGCGACGGCGGCAGAAGAGCCCGGGAGGCCGCGGGGGAGCCGAGCCCTCGCACATCTGGGCTCCGAGC
It includes:
- the Fgf3 gene encoding fibroblast growth factor 3, which produces MGLIWLLLLSLLEPGWPAAGPGARLRRDAGGRGGVYEHLGGAPRRRKLYCATKYHLQLHPSGRVNGSLENSAYSILEITAVEVGVVAIKGLFSGRYLAMNKRGRLYASEHYSAECEFVERIQELGYSTYSSRLYRSVPGGPGTRRPPSAERLWYVSVNGKGRPRRGFKTRRTQKSSLFLPRVLDPKDHEMVRRLQSGHSRPLSKGGQPRRRRQKSPGGRGGAEPSHIWAPS